One genomic window of Coffea eugenioides isolate CCC68of chromosome 1, Ceug_1.0, whole genome shotgun sequence includes the following:
- the LOC113754192 gene encoding BTB/POZ domain-containing protein At1g03010 isoform X4, with the protein MGVVTVGELKPSISGKRSFRPSSSARHVTEWPISDVSSDLTIEVSATTFSLHKVRSYKKKKINQKRCIYITNNLLQFPLVSRSGRIRKLLLEAKDSKISRLNLHGIPGGSEAFELAAKFCYGVNTEITVSNVAMLRCVAHFLEMTEEFSEKNLETRVEVYLRDSVFPNISNSVSVLHNCESLLPISEEVNLVSRLINAIANNACKEQLTSGLSKLEYNFPSKPIQNMEAETPSDWWGKSLTVLNLDFFQRVLSAVKTKGLKPDIISRILINYAQNSLQGLIVRDPQLTKGTFLDPDLQKKQRITVETIASLLPTQSRKSVVPMAFLSSLLKSAIASLASTLCRSDLERRIGLQLDQAILEDILIPAHSHGNNHTPLYDTESVLRIFSFFLNLDEDDEEDHQMRDESEMVYDFDSPGSPKQSSIFKVSKLLDNYLAEVALDSNFTASKFIALAELLPDHARVVYDGLYRAVDIFLKVHPNIKDSERYRLCKTIDCQKLSQEACSHAAQNERLPVQMAVQVLYFEQIRLRNAMNGGHNQLFFGSMMNGQFPQRSGSGAGSGCISPRDNYASVRRENRELKLEVARMRMRLTDLEKDHVSMKQELVRSHPTNKLFKSFTKKLSKLNSLFRIIDIKPIGGKAHSETRFPFQRRRRHSVS; encoded by the exons ATGGGAGTAGTTACCGTAGGTGAGCTGAAGCCAAGCATATCAGGAAAGAGATCATTCCGCCCCAGTTCCAGTGCAAGACATGTAACCGAATG GCCTATATCAGATGTTTCTAGTGATCTTACAATCGAAGTTAGCGCAACAACTTTTTCGCTTCACAAGGTAAGAtcatataagaaaaaaaaaataaatcag AAAAGGTGCATAT ACATTACTAACAATCTTTTACAGTTCCCTCTAGTTTCTCGAAGTGGTAGAATAAGGAAATTGTTGCTAGAAGCCAAGGATTCGAAAATTTCAAGACTGAACCTCCATGGCATTCCTGGTGGATCAGAAGCATTTGAGCTGGCTGCAAAATTCTGTTATGGAGTGAACACTGAGATTACCGTATCAAATGTTGCCATGCTGCGATGTGTAGCCCATTTTTTGGAAATGACAGAAGAATTTTCTGAGAAGAACTTGGAAACCCGAGTTGAAGTATATCTGAGGGATTCCGTGTTCCCAAACATTTCCAACTCTGTATCTGTACTTCACAACTGTGAAAGCCTCCTACCGATCTCAGAGGAAGTTAACCTGGTTAGCAGGCTAATTAATGCAATTGCAAACAATGCTTGTAAAGAGCAGCTAACCTCAGGCTTATCCAAGCTGGAATATAACTTCCCTTCAAAACCAATCCAAAACATGGAGGCTGAAACACCGTCAGACTGGTGGGGGAAGTCTCTCACAGTGCTGAATCTTGATTTCTTCCAAAGAGTTCTGTCAGCAGTTAAGACAAAGGGTCTGAAACCGGACATAATTAGCAGGATTTTAATTAACTATGCCCAGAACTCCCTTCAAGGGCTCATCGTAAGGGATCCTCAACTCACTAAAGGTACTTTCTTGGATCCAGACTTGCAGAAGAAACAAAGGATTACTGTTGAAACAATAGCAAGTTTACTGCCAACACAGTCAAGGAAAAGTGTGGTTCCAATGGCATTTCTTTCAAGTTTGTTAAAATCTGCAATAGCATCTTTAGCATCTACGTTGTGCAGATCTGATCTAGAGAGGCGGATCGGCCTGCAGCTAGATCAGGCAATTCTTGAGGATATTCTGATTCCTGCACATTCACATGGAAACAACCACACACCGTTGTACGACACTGAGTCAGTCTTGaggattttctcttttttcttgaaTCTGGACGAGGATGACGAAGAGGATCATCAAATGAGGGATGAAAGTGAAATGGTGTATGACTTTGACAGCCCAGGATCACCTAAACAAAGCTCAATATTTAAGGTGTCAAAATTGTTGGACAATTATCTTGCAGAGGTTGCACTAGATTCAAACTTTACAGCGTCGAAGTTTATAGCATTGGCAGAGTTGCTTCCAGATCACGCTCGTGTGGTCTATGATGGATTATATCGTGCTGTTGACATATTTCTCAAG GTTCACCCCAACATCAAGGACTCTGAAAGGTACAGGCTATGCAAGACAATCGACTGTCAGAAACTGTCTCAAGAAGCTTGCAGCCATGCGGCTCAGAATGAACGGTTGCCCGTGCAGATGGCAGTTCAGGTGCTGTATTTTGAGCAAATCAGGCTGCGGAATGCAATGAATGGAGGCCATAATCAATTGTTTTTTGGGTCGATGATGAACGGTCAATTCCCTCAGCGATCAGGCAGCGGCGCAGGAAGCGGATGCATCTCACCAAGAGACAACTACGCATCAGTCAGAAGAGAAAACAGAGAATTGAAGCTTGAAGTGGCAAGAATGAGGATGAGGCTAACAGATTTGGAGAAAGATCACGTTTCCATGAAACAGGAGCTGGTTAGATCTCACCCCACCAACAAGTTATTCAAATCTTTCACCAAGAAGTTAAGCAAGCtaaattcattattccggattATTGACATAAAGCCTATTGGAGGCAAAGCTCattcagaaacgcgatttccTTTCCAAAGGAGAAGGCGTCACTCTGTCTCATGA
- the LOC113754192 gene encoding BTB/POZ domain-containing protein At1g03010 isoform X1 — MGVVTVGELKPSISGKRSFRPSSSARHVTEWPISDVSSDLTIEVSATTFSLHKFPLVSRSGRIRKLLLEAKDSKISRLNLHGIPGGSEAFELAAKFCYGVNTEITVSNVAMLRCVAHFLEMTEEFSEKNLETRVEVYLRDSVFPNISNSVSVLHNCESLLPISEEVNLVSRLINAIANNACKEQLTSGLSKLEYNFPSKPIQNMEAETPSDWWGKSLTVLNLDFFQRVLSAVKTKGLKPDIISRILINYAQNSLQGLIVRDPQLTKGTFLDPDLQKKQRITVETIASLLPTQSRKSVVPMAFLSSLLKSAIASLASTLCRSDLERRIGLQLDQAILEDILIPAHSHGNNHTPLYDTESVLRIFSFFLNLDEDDEEDHQMRDESEMVYDFDSPGSPKQSSIFKVSKLLDNYLAEVALDSNFTASKFIALAELLPDHARVVYDGLYRAVDIFLKVHPNIKDSERYRLCKTIDCQKLSQEACSHAAQNERLPVQMAVQVLYFEQIRLRNAMNGGHNQLFFGSMMNGQFPQRSGSGAGSGCISPRDNYASVRRENRELKLEVARMRMRLTDLEKDHVSMKQELVRSHPTNKLFKSFTKKLSKLNSLFRIIDIKPIGGKAHSETRFPFQRRRRHSVS, encoded by the exons ATGGGAGTAGTTACCGTAGGTGAGCTGAAGCCAAGCATATCAGGAAAGAGATCATTCCGCCCCAGTTCCAGTGCAAGACATGTAACCGAATG GCCTATATCAGATGTTTCTAGTGATCTTACAATCGAAGTTAGCGCAACAACTTTTTCGCTTCACAAG TTCCCTCTAGTTTCTCGAAGTGGTAGAATAAGGAAATTGTTGCTAGAAGCCAAGGATTCGAAAATTTCAAGACTGAACCTCCATGGCATTCCTGGTGGATCAGAAGCATTTGAGCTGGCTGCAAAATTCTGTTATGGAGTGAACACTGAGATTACCGTATCAAATGTTGCCATGCTGCGATGTGTAGCCCATTTTTTGGAAATGACAGAAGAATTTTCTGAGAAGAACTTGGAAACCCGAGTTGAAGTATATCTGAGGGATTCCGTGTTCCCAAACATTTCCAACTCTGTATCTGTACTTCACAACTGTGAAAGCCTCCTACCGATCTCAGAGGAAGTTAACCTGGTTAGCAGGCTAATTAATGCAATTGCAAACAATGCTTGTAAAGAGCAGCTAACCTCAGGCTTATCCAAGCTGGAATATAACTTCCCTTCAAAACCAATCCAAAACATGGAGGCTGAAACACCGTCAGACTGGTGGGGGAAGTCTCTCACAGTGCTGAATCTTGATTTCTTCCAAAGAGTTCTGTCAGCAGTTAAGACAAAGGGTCTGAAACCGGACATAATTAGCAGGATTTTAATTAACTATGCCCAGAACTCCCTTCAAGGGCTCATCGTAAGGGATCCTCAACTCACTAAAGGTACTTTCTTGGATCCAGACTTGCAGAAGAAACAAAGGATTACTGTTGAAACAATAGCAAGTTTACTGCCAACACAGTCAAGGAAAAGTGTGGTTCCAATGGCATTTCTTTCAAGTTTGTTAAAATCTGCAATAGCATCTTTAGCATCTACGTTGTGCAGATCTGATCTAGAGAGGCGGATCGGCCTGCAGCTAGATCAGGCAATTCTTGAGGATATTCTGATTCCTGCACATTCACATGGAAACAACCACACACCGTTGTACGACACTGAGTCAGTCTTGaggattttctcttttttcttgaaTCTGGACGAGGATGACGAAGAGGATCATCAAATGAGGGATGAAAGTGAAATGGTGTATGACTTTGACAGCCCAGGATCACCTAAACAAAGCTCAATATTTAAGGTGTCAAAATTGTTGGACAATTATCTTGCAGAGGTTGCACTAGATTCAAACTTTACAGCGTCGAAGTTTATAGCATTGGCAGAGTTGCTTCCAGATCACGCTCGTGTGGTCTATGATGGATTATATCGTGCTGTTGACATATTTCTCAAG GTTCACCCCAACATCAAGGACTCTGAAAGGTACAGGCTATGCAAGACAATCGACTGTCAGAAACTGTCTCAAGAAGCTTGCAGCCATGCGGCTCAGAATGAACGGTTGCCCGTGCAGATGGCAGTTCAGGTGCTGTATTTTGAGCAAATCAGGCTGCGGAATGCAATGAATGGAGGCCATAATCAATTGTTTTTTGGGTCGATGATGAACGGTCAATTCCCTCAGCGATCAGGCAGCGGCGCAGGAAGCGGATGCATCTCACCAAGAGACAACTACGCATCAGTCAGAAGAGAAAACAGAGAATTGAAGCTTGAAGTGGCAAGAATGAGGATGAGGCTAACAGATTTGGAGAAAGATCACGTTTCCATGAAACAGGAGCTGGTTAGATCTCACCCCACCAACAAGTTATTCAAATCTTTCACCAAGAAGTTAAGCAAGCtaaattcattattccggattATTGACATAAAGCCTATTGGAGGCAAAGCTCattcagaaacgcgatttccTTTCCAAAGGAGAAGGCGTCACTCTGTCTCATGA
- the LOC113751101 gene encoding monothiol glutaredoxin-S2-like, producing the protein MDSITRLTADKPVVIFSKSSCCMCHTIKTLIRSFGANPTVYELDELPNGHQLERALVASGRRPSVPAVYIGEELVGGANEVMSLHVKGKLVPLLKQAKAIWV; encoded by the coding sequence ATGGACTCAATAACCAGATTGACAGCTGACAAGCCAGTGGTAATCTTCAGCAAATCCTCTTGCTGCATGTGCCACACCATCAAAACACTGATTCGCAGTTTTGGTGCAAACCCAACTGTCTATGAGCTTGACGAGCTTCCAAATGGGCACCAACTAGAAAGGGCACTGGTCGCGTCAGGCAGAAGACCAAGCGTGCCGGCTGTTTACATAGGGGAAGAATTGGTGGGCGGAGCAAATGAGGTCATGAGCCTCCATGTCAAGGGAAAGCTAGTCCCATTGCTGAAGCAGGCTAAAGCTATATGGGTATGA
- the LOC113758776 gene encoding uncharacterized protein LOC113758776, which produces MAFSLRRVANSLPFSGLFRKLEQDMETVIKVLQPGPLGIIEHKFSPEEICKANSTVMTAVENWRRNAKVEQQSPIFKEFIDK; this is translated from the exons ATGGCATTTTCATTAAGGAGGGTAGCCAACTCGCTGCCCTTCTCGGGGCTTTTCAG AAAACTGGAACAGGATATGGAAACTGTGATCAAGGTTTTGCAACCAGGTCCTTTGGGAATAATAGAACACAAGTTCTCTCCAGAGGAGATATGCAAGGCAAATTCTACCGTAATGACGGCAGTAGAGAATTGGCGAAGGAACGCTAAAGTTGAGCAGCAGAGCCCCATCTTCAAAgaatttattgataaatga
- the LOC113757804 gene encoding NAD(P)H-quinone oxidoreductase subunit T, chloroplastic: MASPAVPPTSLPTLLKDRHTQSHRTQGYSASVTKHGKGLNRGHLRIYAVAAAAAAQGPNQRRRAPPGVDTRIHWENEDEGWIGGPKSQPTQEQLKTDQNLLGQNFSDLLNSSSDSHYQFLGVSAEADMEEIKAAYRRLSKEYHPDTTSLPLKAASDQFMKLREVYDILSNEEKRKFYDWTLAQEAASREADKMRKKLADPYMQDVDNWESIPDMVDRLGGRNMELSDQAKSALTFDVLIILFSICCIVYALFFKEY; this comes from the exons ATGGCTTCACCTGCAGTTCCACCAACTTCATTACCAACTCTATTAAAGGATCGCCATACCCAGAGTCATCGAACTCAGGGCTACTCAGCTTCAGTGACAAAACATGGAAAGGGTTTAAACCGCGGGCATCTCCGTATTTATGCTGTAGCAGCAGCAGCCGCAGCACAGGGTCCAAACCAGCGACGAAGGGCACCGCCTGGAGTTGACACAAGAATCCACTGGGAGAACGAGGATGAGGGATGGATAGGAGGTCCTAAATCACAGCCAACACAAGAGCAGCTCAAAACCGACCAGAATCTCTTAGGTCAAAACTTCTCCGACCTTCTAAACAGTTCATCGGATTCTCATTATCA GTTCTTAGGAGTATCTGCAGAAGCAGACATGGAGGAAATTAAAGCTGCTTACAGGAGATTATCAAAGGAATATCATCCAGACACGACATCACTTCCTCTTAAAGCAGCATCAGACCAATTCATGAAATTAAGGGAAGTGTATGACATCTTAAGCAACGAGGAAAAGCGCAAGTTTTATGATTGGACACTTGCCCAGGAGGCAGCTAGTCGTGAAGCGGACAAAATGAGAAAGAAGCTAGCAGACCCATATATGCAAGACGTAGATAATTGGGAATCCATTCCAGACATGGTAGATCGTCTTGGAGGCAGAAACATGGAACTGAGCGATCAGGCAAAATCAGCTTTGACCTTTGATGTTTTGATCATTCTATTCTCAATTTGTTGTATTGTATACGCATTGTTTTTCAAAGAATACTAG
- the LOC113754192 gene encoding BTB/POZ domain-containing protein At1g03010 isoform X3: MLRCVAHFLEMTEEFSEKNLETRVEVYLRDSVFPNISNSVSVLHNCESLLPISEEVNLVSRLINAIANNACKEQLTSGLSKLEYNFPSKPIQNMEAETPSDWWGKSLTVLNLDFFQRVLSAVKTKGLKPDIISRILINYAQNSLQGLIVRDPQLTKGTFLDPDLQKKQRITVETIASLLPTQSRKSVVPMAFLSSLLKSAIASLASTLCRSDLERRIGLQLDQAILEDILIPAHSHGNNHTPLYDTESVLRIFSFFLNLDEDDEEDHQMRDESEMVYDFDSPGSPKQSSIFKVSKLLDNYLAEVALDSNFTASKFIALAELLPDHARVVYDGLYRAVDIFLKVHPNIKDSERYRLCKTIDCQKLSQEACSHAAQNERLPVQMAVQVLYFEQIRLRNAMNGGHNQLFFGSMMNGQFPQRSGSGAGSGCISPRDNYASVRRENRELKLEVARMRMRLTDLEKDHVSMKQELVRSHPTNKLFKSFTKKLSKLNSLFRIIDIKPIGGKAHSETRFPFQRRRRHSVS; encoded by the exons ATGCTGCGATGTGTAGCCCATTTTTTGGAAATGACAGAAGAATTTTCTGAGAAGAACTTGGAAACCCGAGTTGAAGTATATCTGAGGGATTCCGTGTTCCCAAACATTTCCAACTCTGTATCTGTACTTCACAACTGTGAAAGCCTCCTACCGATCTCAGAGGAAGTTAACCTGGTTAGCAGGCTAATTAATGCAATTGCAAACAATGCTTGTAAAGAGCAGCTAACCTCAGGCTTATCCAAGCTGGAATATAACTTCCCTTCAAAACCAATCCAAAACATGGAGGCTGAAACACCGTCAGACTGGTGGGGGAAGTCTCTCACAGTGCTGAATCTTGATTTCTTCCAAAGAGTTCTGTCAGCAGTTAAGACAAAGGGTCTGAAACCGGACATAATTAGCAGGATTTTAATTAACTATGCCCAGAACTCCCTTCAAGGGCTCATCGTAAGGGATCCTCAACTCACTAAAGGTACTTTCTTGGATCCAGACTTGCAGAAGAAACAAAGGATTACTGTTGAAACAATAGCAAGTTTACTGCCAACACAGTCAAGGAAAAGTGTGGTTCCAATGGCATTTCTTTCAAGTTTGTTAAAATCTGCAATAGCATCTTTAGCATCTACGTTGTGCAGATCTGATCTAGAGAGGCGGATCGGCCTGCAGCTAGATCAGGCAATTCTTGAGGATATTCTGATTCCTGCACATTCACATGGAAACAACCACACACCGTTGTACGACACTGAGTCAGTCTTGaggattttctcttttttcttgaaTCTGGACGAGGATGACGAAGAGGATCATCAAATGAGGGATGAAAGTGAAATGGTGTATGACTTTGACAGCCCAGGATCACCTAAACAAAGCTCAATATTTAAGGTGTCAAAATTGTTGGACAATTATCTTGCAGAGGTTGCACTAGATTCAAACTTTACAGCGTCGAAGTTTATAGCATTGGCAGAGTTGCTTCCAGATCACGCTCGTGTGGTCTATGATGGATTATATCGTGCTGTTGACATATTTCTCAAG GTTCACCCCAACATCAAGGACTCTGAAAGGTACAGGCTATGCAAGACAATCGACTGTCAGAAACTGTCTCAAGAAGCTTGCAGCCATGCGGCTCAGAATGAACGGTTGCCCGTGCAGATGGCAGTTCAGGTGCTGTATTTTGAGCAAATCAGGCTGCGGAATGCAATGAATGGAGGCCATAATCAATTGTTTTTTGGGTCGATGATGAACGGTCAATTCCCTCAGCGATCAGGCAGCGGCGCAGGAAGCGGATGCATCTCACCAAGAGACAACTACGCATCAGTCAGAAGAGAAAACAGAGAATTGAAGCTTGAAGTGGCAAGAATGAGGATGAGGCTAACAGATTTGGAGAAAGATCACGTTTCCATGAAACAGGAGCTGGTTAGATCTCACCCCACCAACAAGTTATTCAAATCTTTCACCAAGAAGTTAAGCAAGCtaaattcattattccggattATTGACATAAAGCCTATTGGAGGCAAAGCTCattcagaaacgcgatttccTTTCCAAAGGAGAAGGCGTCACTCTGTCTCATGA
- the LOC113754192 gene encoding BTB/POZ domain-containing protein At1g03010 isoform X2, producing the protein MPISDVSSDLTIEVSATTFSLHKFPLVSRSGRIRKLLLEAKDSKISRLNLHGIPGGSEAFELAAKFCYGVNTEITVSNVAMLRCVAHFLEMTEEFSEKNLETRVEVYLRDSVFPNISNSVSVLHNCESLLPISEEVNLVSRLINAIANNACKEQLTSGLSKLEYNFPSKPIQNMEAETPSDWWGKSLTVLNLDFFQRVLSAVKTKGLKPDIISRILINYAQNSLQGLIVRDPQLTKGTFLDPDLQKKQRITVETIASLLPTQSRKSVVPMAFLSSLLKSAIASLASTLCRSDLERRIGLQLDQAILEDILIPAHSHGNNHTPLYDTESVLRIFSFFLNLDEDDEEDHQMRDESEMVYDFDSPGSPKQSSIFKVSKLLDNYLAEVALDSNFTASKFIALAELLPDHARVVYDGLYRAVDIFLKVHPNIKDSERYRLCKTIDCQKLSQEACSHAAQNERLPVQMAVQVLYFEQIRLRNAMNGGHNQLFFGSMMNGQFPQRSGSGAGSGCISPRDNYASVRRENRELKLEVARMRMRLTDLEKDHVSMKQELVRSHPTNKLFKSFTKKLSKLNSLFRIIDIKPIGGKAHSETRFPFQRRRRHSVS; encoded by the exons AT GCCTATATCAGATGTTTCTAGTGATCTTACAATCGAAGTTAGCGCAACAACTTTTTCGCTTCACAAG TTCCCTCTAGTTTCTCGAAGTGGTAGAATAAGGAAATTGTTGCTAGAAGCCAAGGATTCGAAAATTTCAAGACTGAACCTCCATGGCATTCCTGGTGGATCAGAAGCATTTGAGCTGGCTGCAAAATTCTGTTATGGAGTGAACACTGAGATTACCGTATCAAATGTTGCCATGCTGCGATGTGTAGCCCATTTTTTGGAAATGACAGAAGAATTTTCTGAGAAGAACTTGGAAACCCGAGTTGAAGTATATCTGAGGGATTCCGTGTTCCCAAACATTTCCAACTCTGTATCTGTACTTCACAACTGTGAAAGCCTCCTACCGATCTCAGAGGAAGTTAACCTGGTTAGCAGGCTAATTAATGCAATTGCAAACAATGCTTGTAAAGAGCAGCTAACCTCAGGCTTATCCAAGCTGGAATATAACTTCCCTTCAAAACCAATCCAAAACATGGAGGCTGAAACACCGTCAGACTGGTGGGGGAAGTCTCTCACAGTGCTGAATCTTGATTTCTTCCAAAGAGTTCTGTCAGCAGTTAAGACAAAGGGTCTGAAACCGGACATAATTAGCAGGATTTTAATTAACTATGCCCAGAACTCCCTTCAAGGGCTCATCGTAAGGGATCCTCAACTCACTAAAGGTACTTTCTTGGATCCAGACTTGCAGAAGAAACAAAGGATTACTGTTGAAACAATAGCAAGTTTACTGCCAACACAGTCAAGGAAAAGTGTGGTTCCAATGGCATTTCTTTCAAGTTTGTTAAAATCTGCAATAGCATCTTTAGCATCTACGTTGTGCAGATCTGATCTAGAGAGGCGGATCGGCCTGCAGCTAGATCAGGCAATTCTTGAGGATATTCTGATTCCTGCACATTCACATGGAAACAACCACACACCGTTGTACGACACTGAGTCAGTCTTGaggattttctcttttttcttgaaTCTGGACGAGGATGACGAAGAGGATCATCAAATGAGGGATGAAAGTGAAATGGTGTATGACTTTGACAGCCCAGGATCACCTAAACAAAGCTCAATATTTAAGGTGTCAAAATTGTTGGACAATTATCTTGCAGAGGTTGCACTAGATTCAAACTTTACAGCGTCGAAGTTTATAGCATTGGCAGAGTTGCTTCCAGATCACGCTCGTGTGGTCTATGATGGATTATATCGTGCTGTTGACATATTTCTCAAG GTTCACCCCAACATCAAGGACTCTGAAAGGTACAGGCTATGCAAGACAATCGACTGTCAGAAACTGTCTCAAGAAGCTTGCAGCCATGCGGCTCAGAATGAACGGTTGCCCGTGCAGATGGCAGTTCAGGTGCTGTATTTTGAGCAAATCAGGCTGCGGAATGCAATGAATGGAGGCCATAATCAATTGTTTTTTGGGTCGATGATGAACGGTCAATTCCCTCAGCGATCAGGCAGCGGCGCAGGAAGCGGATGCATCTCACCAAGAGACAACTACGCATCAGTCAGAAGAGAAAACAGAGAATTGAAGCTTGAAGTGGCAAGAATGAGGATGAGGCTAACAGATTTGGAGAAAGATCACGTTTCCATGAAACAGGAGCTGGTTAGATCTCACCCCACCAACAAGTTATTCAAATCTTTCACCAAGAAGTTAAGCAAGCtaaattcattattccggattATTGACATAAAGCCTATTGGAGGCAAAGCTCattcagaaacgcgatttccTTTCCAAAGGAGAAGGCGTCACTCTGTCTCATGA